DNA sequence from the Schistocerca gregaria isolate iqSchGreg1 unplaced genomic scaffold, iqSchGreg1.2 ptg000925l, whole genome shotgun sequence genome:
TCGACGCGTGCAACTTTTTTCTCTGGAAAGAAGGCGACCAAGAGTGGGACGCCATGAAGAGGAGCGTGGCTACGGGCAGCACCCGCAGGAACCTCTCCGTCCAAAAGCACGGCAGGAGGGGTTCTGCCTCCAGGAAGACGGGCTCCGGCGGGACGGAGAGCCAATACAAGAAATCTGGCAGCAGAAGGTCGAAAAAAATTTTGTGATAGCGTTTGAAAATTCGCACGAAAAGCTCTCCGGTCGCGCACACGCGCTCTCCTTTTCGGCCGCGTCTGTTCAGAAAAGACGGACGCCCGAGCAGGTGGTCCAGGCAGCCTCCCGGCCCCTTCGCGGCGTAGCCGGCTCATTTTGTGAGTTGGCCCAGGCCGTCGCGGGGCGGCAAGACCGCACTTTCCGCGTCTGTATACACACCCCCGTATACAAACTCTTCTTTGAGGCGGCGCCGTGGGATTGAGGGCGCCGAGAAGAAGCCCCGCGCAAGACCGCGTCGGACGTGCGAACGCGTCTGCGCGCACGACGTACGCGTGCAAGACGCGcactgaaaggaaaaaaaggttGCAATGCTGGCAAACTGAGAATGCGCGGCTACGGGGGTGTAATTTCCTCAATGTACTCTATATATTTTTGGAATTACATTAAGTTCTGGCCCGTTTTCTCTCGGGCTCTTCAGGTAGATATCCTCTATCTCTATTTCTGTGAGACTTCAACCTTGAACTGTATTTCTCTTCGTGTCTTCCGTGAGACGATCTGCGACTCGAGTAGTGTTCGCGTTGGTCGTCTCTCCTTGAGGACCAAGATTCGATTCGGTCTCTTTCAGCCCATTCCCGGTCGCTCTTGACATCTCGATCGGCCCTGCCGAATTTTTCACGCTCAAAGGCACGATCTCGATCGTTGCGGTCAGAAGGAGGGCCGATTGAACCTTCGTCAATACGCCCTCCGTCCGCCATCCGGTCGTTGGTTGAGTCACCAAAGAACCCCCTTCGGTCTCTAGAACGATGACTGTGACTGGAACTTCCAGAGTGGTGGCTGCAGGAGCCACCTCCACCGCTTGAACCTCCGCCGTGGCCACCGCCAACCGCCACCGTGTTATTGATGCTTTCTTTTCGGTGAGAGTGAGAACTCGAAGCGTGTCCCCCTCCTTCGGACTTAGATCCGCCACTGACTTCTGGAACATGCGCGTTGGAACCAACGCTACCTCTGTCGTCTCGGTCTTGTCTAGAACGAGCGTGTCGGTCGTCTTCGGCAACGCCTTTAGAAGTACTCCCTTTAGATGATGCAGCTCGATGAGAAGGAGACGACGTATTCGGACTAAAATGTGATTTTTTATTAGCGGCATTACTATTTTCCTCTCGAAATTTACGTTGTCGAAGCAAAAAAAGTTTCCAGGTTTCAGGGTTGAATCCATAATTGAAATAGTCCGAGAGCTTTTCGTTGGGACGATTCCAGGCTTTTTCTTCAAATGAATCCGGATCCAATTCTAGTTCATAATTTCTCATTCCGCTCTGCAAAATGTTCATAATGTTCGTCTGCTGGTTGCGAAGAGCACTGGGACTGTGAGTTGTGTCCAGCGACGTCGGAATGGCCATTCCGACGCGCTGCTGGGCATACGCTGGCGACCCACTGCTGTTAAATGATGAAGCGTTGTACGCACGACGATTATTCATATAAAGCTGAGATATCCGACTAGGAGGCAACGTCACTCGATTGGCCATGTGGATGCCGCCGCCCACCACATTGGAATTCATATTGGGCAATAAACCTTGCTGCTGCTGCATCGTCGTCTCTGTCAACGTCAAAGGATCCAAAATAATATCAACTTCGTCCTCTTCCTCGTCCTCTTCCCCATCGTGCTCCGTCTTCGCCAAATCATCCGCCTTCTCGGATTCAGCGCTCGAGACCGCAGACTCCGCCTTCCCAGGCTCATCCGCATCCTCAACTCCTCCTGGTACATCTGCCACACTCGATTCCTTCACCTGCTCAACGTCATCGGCATTAGGCCCTTCTGCCCTATCCTGCTCCACCTTGGGCTCACCCCCCCTGTCTAGGCTGTTCGTCTCCTCCCCCAACGGCGCCTCATTTCCCCCCTCGTTCATCTATTCCTCcgtcctctctctctcgctctgcgCGCGCGTacgcaaaaaaaaaattgtcaaaacgCCGTCCCACAGACGAACCTTGCGCCACCAATTGGCGCTCCACTCCAGCCCGTGTCCGCGTACAGTGTATGCGTTGCACGCGCGCATATATCCCCGCGCGCCCTATAACGCCTACGCACAACACGACGACCACCACAAACTCGGCCAAAATGCGCAAAACCACCCTTCTACTAGAAACAACAACCCGCCAGTCAAAACACCCCCTGATCCTCTGTTCTTCAACGAGGTAGGTGCTGCAATTCAACGTTGTCAGCCGGGGTCAGTCGAAACCCTTTTTTTTCGCAAGAGACTAAAAAATATTCTTTTTCTCCGCAAAAAACCcacttcgtgattttttttttaatgcgcgTCACCTCCCTCAGACGGACCCACGAGTCCTCGAAAAAAAATCGTACTGCGCGCAACCGGGAAACGCGAACTAGCCGCGTCTCCTCCCCCGAAACATCgcccaaaaaaaaaatttttcgccTTCGCGACCCCTCAACTTCTAAATAAACCCCTCACACACTTCTGAGCCGATGTTGCGTGTGCATGTCACACATACACGCCAGAAAAATGCAGCGCCCCCTCACGGACAGCCTAAGTAGAGCGGTCCTCGGATGTGAAATTCAGGCCCAGCTGTCGAGAAACTTCCGTCATGATTTCAGAAATCGCGATGGTCTCGTCGAGGGGCTCTTGATCGCTCTCCAGCCTGCCAGTCTCCACCAGGTGCTGAGCGTAGGCAATTTCGTAGGCCAAGCCTTGCGAATTCGTGTAGTTGAAGGTATGGCCCTTCACATTGGGCAATTCCATGTCGCGATCCGTTTCCGCGCCTCGTTTGTACCTGGTCCCATCTTTCAAACAGACAGAGTAAGAAGTCGGACACCAAAACGCACCGGGAATCGTAATGGTGCCCTTGCTCCCTTGAATAACCAACAGGTCGCTGGACACCGGGTAGGTGCTGGAATAGCTCAAAAACGCCTGGCCCCCATTGGGATATTCAAGGTGAACGAACGTGGACACGTCGTACGAATCGTCTTCGGATAGAAAACCAAACGCCTTGACGAGACTGGGCTTTTGCTCGTACCCGAACACCATGGCGGCAAAGCTAATGGGATATATCCCTAGATCCAGAAGCGCGCTGTGGTCCGGGCCCTTCTTATTGGCCATGGGATGAAGCAACTCCGATTCGACGGACATGTTTGCAGAAACCACTTGCACGTCGCCGATAACCGAGTCGAGGAGCAGTCCTCGAACCTGCAACACGATGGGAAAGTATCTCGACCACAATGCCTCCATCAAAAAGCACCCGTGCTTCCTGGCCGCTTCGACCACCTCGCGCGTCTCCGACGCGTTGCAAGTCAACGGCTTCTCGCATAAGATGTGCTTCTTGGAGGGGATAGAGTCCAAGAGAACACGCTTGTGTCTACTGTGTATAGTAGAAATGTACAGAAAGTCAATTTCTGAATCGTCCAAAAGCTCGGCAAGCTTGCCGTAGACGCGCGCGACTCCATGCTCGCTCGCGAACTTTTTGGTGTGTTCGAAGTCCGTTCCACAGATGGCCAGGACGCGCGCATCTGAAAGGAGCAAAAGACGTGGTCAGAAAAGATTAGTACGCGACGGGGGCGCTTCGGCGCGACACGTACTGGTGACCGACTGAATAGCGCCCAAGAAGTCGTGAGTAATGCGACCTTGTTGGCCATAGGTGCGGCGAGGCATCGTCGAGACGCAGGTAGCAGAAAACCGTTTTTGATGTACGGTTATGTGcacaaaaaaaagtgtgttaaacaAAAGCAGCGCGTTCTCCCTCTACCTGGGAGCTGGAAATGCGGAGAAACCGTACCCGTTCCATAGACCCCCCAATTCCAAGTTTTGTTGGACGATGAATCGCTGCTCATTTCGACGGCTTATGCAGTTCTACGCCTCACGAGGAAAAATGACCAGTGCTCCTTCGGCGCGAAAAATAACACAAACGTGACAAACGTTGTAACACAAAAAAAATGTGCATGTGCGCACGTTCGTGACAGCCTGGAAAACCGAATCGCTGAGACTCGCCCTGGCCGTTTTTTCGTCGCGCCCACTTCCAGAGCGAAAAGGGACCGGAGTTGGCGC
Encoded proteins:
- the LOC126325499 gene encoding uncharacterized protein LOC126325499 yields the protein MNEGGNEAPLGEETNSLDRGGEPKVEQDRAEGPNADDVEQVKESSVADVPGGVEDADEPGKAESAVSSAESEKADDLAKTEHDGEEDEEEDEVDIILDPLTLTETTMQQQQGLLPNMNSNVVGGGIHMANRVTLPPSRISQLYMNNRRAYNASSFNSSGSPAYAQQRVGMAIPTSLDTTHSPSALRNQQTNIMNILQSGMRNYELELDPDSFEEKAWNRPNEKLSDYFNYGFNPETWKLFLLRQRKFREENSNAANKKSHFSPNTSSPSHRAASSKGSTSKGVAEDDRHARSRQDRDDRGSVGSNAHVPEVSGGSKSEGGGHASSSHSHRKESINNTVAVGGGHGGGSSGGGGSCSHHSGSSSHSHRSRDRRGFFGDSTNDRMADGGRIDEGSIGPPSDRNDRDRAFEREKFGRADRDVKSDREWAERDRIESWSSRRDDQREHYSSRRSSHGRHEEKYSSRLKSHRNRDRGYLPEEPERKRART
- the LOC126325504 gene encoding trans-1,2-dihydrobenzene-1,2-diol dehydrogenase-like; the encoded protein is MSSDSSSNKTWNWGVYGTGRITHDFLGAIQSVTNARVLAICGTDFEHTKKFASEHGVARVYGKLAELLDDSEIDFLYISTIHSRHKRVLLDSIPSKKHILCEKPLTCNASETREVVEAARKHGCFLMEALWSRYFPIVLQVRGLLLDSVIGDVQVVSANMSVESELLHPMANKKGPDHSALLDLGIYPISFAAMVFGYEQKPSLVKAFGFLSEDDSYDVSTFVHLEYPNGGQAFLSYSSTYPVSSDLLVIQGSKGTITIPGAFWCPTSYSVCLKDGTRYKRGAETDRDMELPNVKGHTFNYTNSQGLAYEIAYAQHLVETGRLESDQEPLDETIAISEIMTEVSRQLGLNFTSEDRST